From the genome of Rhineura floridana isolate rRhiFlo1 chromosome 7, rRhiFlo1.hap2, whole genome shotgun sequence, one region includes:
- the LOC133389420 gene encoding glucose-dependent insulinotropic receptor-like, which yields MPTIVCAVLNAFLSVIIPSANVLVIIVICQLRKKKPSRNYVFILNLAAADLLVGIMCIGQALDDATDALFDTNLLLCLVRICMSITPCIGSILTLLLVSLDRYLAVKLPLHYPSLMSRKPIVFSLVVLWTVSFLVGHMPLIFSPLQQRNFTARI from the exons ATGCCCACTATTGTGTGTGCAGTGCTAAATGCCTTCCTAAGTGTCATCATCCCATCCGCCAATGTCTTGGTGATCATAGTCATCTGTCAGCTAAGAAAGAAGAAACCAAGCCGAAACTATGTCTTCATTCTCAACTTGGCAGCTGCTGATCTACTGGTTGGCATAATGTGCATTGGGCAAGCTTTGGATGATGCAACAGATGCACTATTTGACACAAATCTGCTTCTTTGTCTTGTGCGGATCTGCATGAGCATTACTCCTTGCATTGGCTCCATTCTCACCTTGCTTTTGGTTTCTCTGGACAGGTACTTAGCTGTGAAGCTGCCCCTGCATTATCCCTCTCTTATGAGCAGGAAACCTATAGTCTTCTCACTTGTTGTCCTGTGGACTGTTTCTTTCTTGGTGGGCCACATGCCACTTATTTTCTCACCACTTCAGCAGAGAAATTTCACAG CAAGGATATAA